A window of Pectobacterium carotovorum genomic DNA:
CGGAGCGACCACAGTGCGAGGTGTCCCTGCGGGAACCTCATCACCGTGTTTCCCCTAAATCCATGCTTAAGTGGCTAACATGAGGCCGCTTCTTTTCCCGATCGACAACAGACAGGTATTTATGAAACGTGAATTAGCCATTGAGTTCTCACGCGTCACCGAAGCAGCCGCGCTGGCAGGCTATAAATGGTTAGGCCGTGGCGACAAGAATGCCGCCGACAATGCTGCCGTACAGGCGATGCGCATCATGCTGAATCAGGTCAATATCAACGGTCAGATTGTCATCGGCGAAGGGGAAATCGACGAAGCGCCTATGCTGTTCATCGGCGAGCAGGTCGGCACTGGTCAGGGCGATGCCGTAGACATCGCCGTCGATCCGATTGAAGGCACGCGGATGACGGCAATGGGTCAGGCGAATGCGCTGGCCGTGCTGGCCGTCGGCGAAAAAGGGGCGTTTTTGCACGCACCAGACATGTACATGGAAAAGCTGATCGTCGGCCCCGAGGCGAAAGGGTCGATTGACCTCAACCTGCCGCTGGCGGACAACCTGCGCAATGTCGCACTGAAACTGGGCAAGCCGCTCAGCCAGTTAACCGTGACAACGCTGGCTAAACCGCGCCACGATGCCTGCATCGCAGAAATGCAGCAACTGGGCGTGAAAGTGTTCGCGATTCCAGACGGTGACGTCGCCGCATCCATCCTCACCTGCATGCCGGACAGCGAAGTTGACGTGCTGTACGGCATCGGCGGAGCACCCGAAGGCGTGATTTCAGCGGCCGTTATCCGTGCGCTTGATGGCGACATGCAGGGGCGTTTGCTGGCACGTCATCAGGTCAAAGGCGGTAGCGTTGAAAACCGCCGCATCGGTGAAGATGAGCTGGCACGCTGCCGCCAAATGGGCATCAAAGCGGGTGGTGTCCTCAAGCTTGATGACATGGCGCGCAACGATAACGTGATTTTCTCCGCGACCGGCATCACCAAAGGTGATTTGCTAGACGGGATCGCGCGTAAAGGCAATATGGCTACCACAGAAACACTGCTAATCCGCGGCAAATCCCGCACGATCCGCCGGATTAAATCAACGCACTACCTGGATCGTAAGGATCGCACGCTGCACGAATTCCTGCTGTAGCAGACGACTGCCTGGCTAACAGATTGTTTCACAGTTGTTAATAAATGGCGTATCGTAGATGCACGACTTACATGCAAAAATAGCAGCGTCTAATGCAAGCAACAGGAGCAGAAAAATATGGCTGAATGGGTGACAGGCAAGGTGGTTCAGGTGGAAAACTGGACAGAAAGTCTGTTTAGCGTTCGGGTTCACGCGCCCACCGATGCATTCACTGCCGGGCAGTATGGCAAACTGGCGCTGGAGATTGATGGCGAGAAAGTGCAGCGCGCTTATTCCTACGTGAATGCGCCTAGCGATCCCACGCTTGAGTTCTATCTGGTGACGGTACCAGAAGGCAAGCTCAGCCCGCATCTGCATGCGCTGCAGCCCGGTTCAGACGTCATGATCGTCAAAGAGGCTGCCGGCTTTTTCGTGCTGGAAGAAGTGCCTGATTGTGAAACGCTGTGGATGCTGGCAACAGGCACGGGCATTGGCCCTTACCTGTCGATTCTTCAGGAAGGCAAGGATCTGGAGCGTTTTAAGAACATCGTACTGGTTCACGCCGCCCGCTTCTCACGCGATCTGAGCTATCTGCCGCTGATGCAGCAATTACAGCAGCGCTACCACGGTCAACTGCGTATTCAAACGGTCGTCAGCCGGGAAGAGG
This region includes:
- the glpX gene encoding class II fructose-bisphosphatase, which encodes MKRELAIEFSRVTEAAALAGYKWLGRGDKNAADNAAVQAMRIMLNQVNINGQIVIGEGEIDEAPMLFIGEQVGTGQGDAVDIAVDPIEGTRMTAMGQANALAVLAVGEKGAFLHAPDMYMEKLIVGPEAKGSIDLNLPLADNLRNVALKLGKPLSQLTVTTLAKPRHDACIAEMQQLGVKVFAIPDGDVAASILTCMPDSEVDVLYGIGGAPEGVISAAVIRALDGDMQGRLLARHQVKGGSVENRRIGEDELARCRQMGIKAGGVLKLDDMARNDNVIFSATGITKGDLLDGIARKGNMATTETLLIRGKSRTIRRIKSTHYLDRKDRTLHEFLL
- the fpr gene encoding ferredoxin--NADP(+) reductase — protein: MAEWVTGKVVQVENWTESLFSVRVHAPTDAFTAGQYGKLALEIDGEKVQRAYSYVNAPSDPTLEFYLVTVPEGKLSPHLHALQPGSDVMIVKEAAGFFVLEEVPDCETLWMLATGTGIGPYLSILQEGKDLERFKNIVLVHAARFSRDLSYLPLMQQLQQRYHGQLRIQTVVSREEETGSLTGRIPQLISSGTLEAAVGLPMDAATSHVMLCGNPQMVRDTQLLLKEERQMTKHLRRRPGHMTAENYW